GAATGACCACCGGTTGACCTTTTTTCACCAGATCGCCGACGGCGACCAGGTAGCGGACGATCGTGCCGGGCATCGGCGCGTCGACCGTGGGCCGGCCGGAAATGACAGTTTGCGGAGCGTTCGCGGGCAGGACGGGCGCGGCGGCGGTCAGCGGCGGCGGCGCGGCGACCGGCGGGTTGACGGTCGGGGCTGCGGCCGGCGGCAGGTTTTCGACCTCCACCTGGACCTCGAAGATTTCGCCCTCGACCAGCACCCGCACTGTTTGGGTTTTGCCCAGTTCGGCAGGCTTGGCACCCGGCTTTTCGCCGGCCAGTACGCGGCGGATCTGCTCGTCCTCGTGCTTGATCTGTTCCTCGGTTCTTGGTTTTTCGCCGGGCGGTTCTTTGTCGAGCCCGTGCTTGTAGCGCAGAAAAGCCATGCCGGTGCGCGGATAGAGGGCGTAGGTCAAAACGTCGCCGAGATCAGCGGTGATGTGCCGCAAGTCGGCCTTCGCTTTTTCCAATTCGGGTTCCAGAATGTCGGCCGGCCGGCAATCGATGGGCGTTTCGCCCCGCGCGTAACCGACGAGGCATTTCCGGCGGACCTCCGGGTCGATCGGCGCGGGCGGGCGGCCGTACAACCCGTAGCAATAATCCTTCACCTCGTTGCTGATCAGCTTGTAGCGTTCGCCGCCCAGGATGTTCATCACCGCCTGCACGCCGACGATCTGGCTGGTCGGCGTCACCAGCGGCGGATAACCCAGATCCCGCCGCGTTTTCGGCAATTCGCGGTACACCTCTTCCAGGCTGTCGAGCGCGCCGGCTTCATGAAGCTGGTTGATCAGGTTGCTGAGCATGCCGCCGGGAATCTGGTGGCGGATCACCCGCACGTCGATGATCGAGGTTTTCTGGAAATTGGCGAACTGGCGGTACTTCGGGGTGATCGATTCGAGGTATTCGGCGATTTCGTACAACGGTTCGAGCGACAGGCCCGTGTCCCGGTCGGTGCCCTCGAGGGCGACGATCAACGGTTCCATCGCCGGCTGGCCGCTGCGATAGGCGAAGGGGGCGACCGCGCAATCGACGACATCGACGCCGGCGTCGATGGCGCGCAGGTACGTCAGGTCGGCGATGCCGGCCGTGCAATGCGAATGAATGTGCAGCGGCACGTCCACGGTTTTTTTCAGTTCGGCGACCAGGAGGCTCGCGTCCGTCGGCGTCAGGATGCCCGCCATGTCCTTCAGGCACAGCGAATGCGCGCCCATGGCGACGAATTCCCTGGCCTTCTGGCGGAAATAATCGAGCGAAAAAACCGGACCGCCCATGCGCCGGCCGGTGGCGGAAAAGCAGATCGTCGCCTGGATGTGCGCGTCGGTTTCTTGCAGGGCCTTGAAGGCCGTCTCGAAATTGCGACTGTCGTTGAGCGCGTCGAAGACGCGGAAGATGTCCATGCCGCACTCGACGGAATGCAGACAGAACGCGCGCACGACGTCGTCGGGGTAATTGCGATAACCGACCAGATTCTGCCCGCGCAGCAGCATTTGCAGCGGGGTGCGGGGCGCCCGTTTTTTCAGTTCGCGCAGGCGTTGCCACGGGTCTTCCTGCAAAAAGCGATGGGTCGCGTCGAAGGTGGCGCCGCCCCAGACCTCCAGCGAGTGAAAACCGACCGCGTCGAGCTTTTCGACGATCGGCTCCATGTCGGCAAAACGCATTCGGGTGGCGAACAGGCTTTGGTGAGCGTCGCGCAGGGTCGTATCAGTGATTCGTAACGGGTTTCGGGGCGTCATTTATTTTCCTCTAACCAAGGTCCGGCCTTTACCGCTCCGCATGGTCAACATCCTGAAATTTCTGGTTAGCAGAGAGACCCGTTTCTGGCAAGCGCAAAATCGCGCCGCTCAATCCGTCCGCGCTTCATCCTCCGGCAGCAGGCGGATCATCACCAGGACGCGTTTTTCGGCATCGACATTGATCAGTCGGGTTTCCACCAGGGTCGGGAAAACCCGGCCGTCTTTATGCTTGCCCTTGGCCTTGACCGACATACCCTGTTCGTGGAGCTGTTGAACGATCAAATCGGGAATGATTCTGGCGACTTCGATTGGAATCAGATCGAAAACCGACAGGCCGATGATTTCCTCGTAGGAATAACCGTAAACCTCACAGGCCGCCCGGTTGCAACTGAGCACCCGACCGCCGAGCGTTTCCAAAAAAACCGGCGCTTCGAGCGGATCGATGGAACGCCGAATCGAAGCAATATCGAGTCCGCGCGTTTTGGATCGGCCCGGACGAATGT
This Myxococcales bacterium DNA region includes the following protein-coding sequences:
- a CDS encoding pyruvate carboxylase subunit B encodes the protein MTPRNPLRITDTTLRDAHQSLFATRMRFADMEPIVEKLDAVGFHSLEVWGGATFDATHRFLQEDPWQRLRELKKRAPRTPLQMLLRGQNLVGYRNYPDDVVRAFCLHSVECGMDIFRVFDALNDSRNFETAFKALQETDAHIQATICFSATGRRMGGPVFSLDYFRQKAREFVAMGAHSLCLKDMAGILTPTDASLLVAELKKTVDVPLHIHSHCTAGIADLTYLRAIDAGVDVVDCAVAPFAYRSGQPAMEPLIVALEGTDRDTGLSLEPLYEIAEYLESITPKYRQFANFQKTSIIDVRVIRHQIPGGMLSNLINQLHEAGALDSLEEVYRELPKTRRDLGYPPLVTPTSQIVGVQAVMNILGGERYKLISNEVKDYCYGLYGRPPAPIDPEVRRKCLVGYARGETPIDCRPADILEPELEKAKADLRHITADLGDVLTYALYPRTGMAFLRYKHGLDKEPPGEKPRTEEQIKHEDEQIRRVLAGEKPGAKPAELGKTQTVRVLVEGEIFEVQVEVENLPPAAAPTVNPPVAAPPPLTAAAPVLPANAPQTVISGRPTVDAPMPGTIVRYLVAVGDLVKKGQPVVILEAMKMENSLPAPIDGRVVSLPKNLGAVVARGDVLAVIE
- a CDS encoding PAS domain S-box protein — its product is MKQDKTIASIDELITRLEENIRPGRSKTRGLDIASIRRSIDPLEAPVFLETLGGRVLSCNRAACEVYGYSYEEIIGLSVFDLIPIEVARIIPDLIVQQLHEQGMSVKAKGKHKDGRVFPTLVETRLINVDAEKRVLVMIRLLPEDEARTD